The Achromobacter pestifer genome includes a region encoding these proteins:
- a CDS encoding DNA-3-methyladenine glycosylase I, translating to MNANTESPDGLIRCGWVDTSAEYMAYHDTEWGYPEGDDRALFEQLCLEGFQAGLSWRTILSKRDAFRRGFANFEPAKVARFGEKEVLRLLDDAGIVRHRGKIEAVINNAARALEMIEREGSLGAYLWRFEAPKAAPSTRGASTSAQSEALSKALKKLGWKFVGPTTVYAFMQSVGMVNDHSPDCHCHAASEKARKAFKRPA from the coding sequence TTGAATGCCAACACCGAATCCCCCGACGGCCTGATCCGTTGCGGCTGGGTGGACACGTCCGCCGAGTACATGGCCTACCACGACACCGAATGGGGCTACCCCGAGGGCGATGACCGGGCGCTGTTCGAGCAGCTCTGCCTGGAGGGGTTTCAGGCGGGGCTGAGCTGGCGCACCATTCTGTCCAAGCGTGACGCGTTCCGCCGCGGTTTCGCCAACTTCGAGCCCGCCAAGGTGGCGCGCTTCGGCGAAAAAGAGGTGCTGAGGCTGCTGGACGATGCCGGCATCGTGCGCCATCGCGGCAAGATCGAAGCCGTGATCAACAATGCCGCCCGCGCGCTGGAGATGATCGAGCGCGAAGGCTCGTTGGGCGCCTACCTGTGGCGCTTCGAAGCCCCCAAGGCGGCGCCGTCGACCCGCGGCGCCTCGACCTCGGCGCAATCCGAGGCCCTGTCCAAGGCCTTGAAGAAACTGGGCTGGAAGTTCGTCGGGCCCACCACGGTCTACGCCTTCATGCAGTCGGTGGGCATGGTGAACGACCACAGCCCCGATTGCCATTGCCATGCCGCCAGCGAAAAGGCCCGCAAGGCGTTCAAGCGGCCAGCGTAG
- a CDS encoding YkgJ family cysteine cluster protein: MSLLESSLISFVSPAVLAGDDPAATPCLDCGACCAHFRVSFYCGELAGENGGHVPVELVTQMSPLRACMKGTETGGGRCISLRGELGQPGIHCAIYENRPTPCREFDIWMPDGSPNPDCQRLRLALGLAAVPPRPDAENDPQGPLHPNQPAAA; encoded by the coding sequence ATGTCCCTGCTAGAGTCGTCTCTCATTTCCTTCGTCTCGCCCGCCGTCCTGGCAGGCGACGATCCGGCCGCCACCCCCTGTCTGGACTGCGGGGCATGCTGTGCGCATTTCAGGGTGTCGTTCTATTGCGGCGAGCTGGCCGGCGAGAACGGCGGCCATGTACCGGTGGAACTGGTCACCCAGATGAGCCCGCTGCGCGCCTGCATGAAAGGCACGGAAACCGGCGGCGGCCGCTGTATCTCGCTGCGCGGCGAACTCGGCCAGCCCGGCATCCATTGCGCCATCTACGAGAACCGCCCCACGCCCTGCCGCGAATTCGACATATGGATGCCGGACGGCTCGCCCAACCCCGATTGCCAGCGCCTGCGGCTGGCGCTGGGGCTGGCCGCGGTGCCGCCCCGGCCGGACGCCGAGAACGACCCGCAAGGCCCCTTGCACCCCAACCAGCCCGCCGCCGCCTGA
- a CDS encoding alpha/beta hydrolase → MSQQRVGALLIHGLGGTEFDMGAMHKVLARAGIEPHGVTLPGHAGCPEDLLDVKVEDWMAVVTQRYRELCAQYEVLHVIGMCLGALLAVELCKRESHTRGALVSLSAPVFLDGWSTPWYRAVRYLVYRLPGLRRWIRVREEDPYGVKSELVRAFIKAGFARGDGFHYQWVPLACVRQVDRLRGMVRQGLERMRCPTLIMHAEEDELTSPRSARFLERRIPQSTVVMLQDSYHMICVDQERERVMRNVLGFLGKDPDIVRMRKRARAPAPDVLPAPAMLAHASHSCAG, encoded by the coding sequence GTGAGCCAGCAACGCGTCGGCGCGCTGCTCATCCACGGGCTGGGCGGCACCGAATTCGACATGGGCGCCATGCACAAGGTGCTGGCGCGCGCCGGGATCGAACCCCACGGCGTGACCTTGCCCGGCCATGCCGGTTGTCCGGAAGACCTGCTCGATGTGAAGGTCGAGGACTGGATGGCGGTGGTGACGCAGCGCTATCGCGAGCTTTGCGCGCAATACGAGGTGCTGCACGTCATCGGCATGTGCCTGGGCGCACTGCTGGCGGTGGAGCTGTGCAAGCGTGAATCGCACACGCGCGGCGCGCTGGTGTCGCTGTCCGCGCCGGTCTTCCTGGATGGGTGGAGCACGCCCTGGTACCGGGCCGTGCGCTACCTGGTGTATCGCCTGCCGGGCTTGCGGCGGTGGATTCGGGTGCGCGAGGAAGATCCCTATGGCGTCAAGAGCGAATTGGTGCGCGCCTTCATCAAGGCGGGCTTCGCGCGCGGCGACGGTTTCCATTACCAATGGGTGCCGCTGGCCTGCGTGCGGCAGGTGGACCGGCTGCGCGGCATGGTCCGGCAGGGGCTGGAGCGCATGCGCTGCCCGACCTTGATCATGCACGCGGAAGAAGACGAGCTGACCAGTCCGCGCTCAGCCCGCTTCCTGGAGCGGCGCATACCCCAGTCGACGGTGGTGATGCTGCAGGACAGCTATCACATGATCTGCGTGGACCAGGAGCGCGAGCGGGTGATGCGCAACGTGCTGGGCTTTCTGGGCAAGGATCCGGACATCGTCCGGATGCGCAAACGGGCACGGGCGCCTGCGCCCGATGTCCTCCCCGCGCCGGCCATGCTGGCGCACGCCAGCCATTCCTGCGCGGGCTGA
- a CDS encoding helix-turn-helix domain-containing protein — MLHVAVAPPLPDVLLTPFSVHGRRESKGIAVPSHVHDEGMLVLVHEGLVLVQAGAQVWTVMPGSLGWIPPGVQHGARWFGEARGSFLYVRRDACGRLPDHCRSWPASRLIEALMDRFTSVQPNTVLSPAYQEQLFDVLLEELKQREHEPVPLPMPVDPRLQDLANTLLDRPDDTAGIDEWAQRLNMSSRTLMRRFRQETGVTLGQWRQQARLLRALELLCRGGSVTEAGLSVGYESTSAFIGSFRAVFGVTPTRYLAERE, encoded by the coding sequence ATGCTTCACGTGGCCGTTGCGCCCCCCCTGCCGGATGTATTGCTGACGCCGTTCAGCGTCCACGGACGGCGCGAATCCAAAGGCATCGCCGTGCCCTCTCATGTCCATGACGAGGGCATGCTGGTGCTGGTGCACGAGGGGTTGGTGCTGGTGCAGGCGGGCGCCCAGGTCTGGACGGTGATGCCGGGCAGCCTGGGCTGGATTCCGCCGGGCGTGCAGCACGGCGCGCGCTGGTTCGGCGAGGCGCGCGGGTCGTTCCTGTACGTGCGCCGCGACGCCTGCGGGCGCCTGCCGGACCACTGCCGGTCCTGGCCTGCGTCCCGGCTGATCGAAGCCCTGATGGACCGCTTTACCTCGGTCCAGCCGAACACTGTTTTGTCTCCCGCCTACCAGGAGCAGCTGTTCGACGTGCTGCTGGAAGAACTCAAGCAGCGCGAGCATGAGCCCGTGCCGTTGCCGATGCCCGTCGATCCACGCCTGCAGGATCTGGCCAATACGCTGCTGGACCGGCCCGACGATACGGCCGGCATCGATGAGTGGGCGCAGCGCCTGAACATGTCCTCGCGCACGCTGATGCGCCGTTTCCGCCAGGAAACCGGCGTGACGCTGGGACAGTGGCGCCAGCAGGCCCGCCTGCTGCGCGCGCTGGAGCTGCTCTGCCGCGGCGGCTCGGTCACCGAGGCCGGCCTATCGGTGGGCTACGAGAGCACCAGCGCCTTCATCGGCAGCTTCCGCGCGGTTTTCGGCGTGACGCCCACGCGCTACCTGGCCGAACGCGAGTAG
- a CDS encoding Fur family transcriptional regulator, giving the protein MDHSRLRHAGIKATFPRMKILDLFYQHAGLHMSPADIYRNLLSDSSNIGLATVYRVITQLEGAGLLKRTQLDAHTTVYELNDKGHHDHLVCTDCGRILESSDPAMGQLVRKIAKRSGFLLDAYSLVLYGHCGCGKNAAALPHGEFE; this is encoded by the coding sequence ATGGACCACTCAAGATTGCGCCATGCCGGCATCAAGGCCACCTTCCCGCGCATGAAGATCCTGGATCTCTTCTATCAGCACGCCGGCCTGCACATGAGCCCGGCCGACATCTACCGCAACCTGCTCTCGGACAGCAGCAATATCGGCCTGGCCACGGTTTATCGCGTCATCACGCAACTTGAAGGCGCCGGCCTGCTCAAACGTACTCAGCTCGACGCCCACACCACCGTGTACGAGCTCAATGACAAGGGACACCACGACCATCTGGTCTGCACCGATTGCGGACGGATCCTGGAGTCCAGCGACCCGGCCATGGGCCAGCTGGTCAGGAAGATCGCCAAGCGCAGCGGCTTCCTGCTGGACGCCTACAGCCTGGTGCTTTACGGCCACTGCGGCTGCGGCAAGAACGCGGCAGCCCTTCCTCACGGAGAATTCGAATGA
- a CDS encoding MSHA biogenesis protein MshH yields the protein MNRALACMFCQSTLAQGAPLLEKNGAAICRACADSFSALFAERAWTMAATLQEQLDVLLEESQRALAHSELMSERARSCGLNLHDLSAVPARTLS from the coding sequence ATGAACCGCGCACTCGCCTGCATGTTTTGCCAATCGACGCTTGCGCAGGGCGCGCCGCTGCTCGAAAAAAACGGCGCGGCCATTTGCAGGGCTTGTGCCGATAGTTTCTCGGCCCTGTTCGCTGAACGCGCCTGGACCATGGCGGCCACCCTGCAGGAACAGCTGGACGTGCTGCTGGAGGAAAGCCAGCGCGCACTCGCGCACAGCGAACTGATGTCGGAGCGCGCCCGCAGCTGCGGTCTGAACCTGCACGATCTGTCGGCCGTGCCGGCGCGCACCCTGTCCTGA
- a CDS encoding fumarylacetoacetate hydrolase family protein, with the protein MTKLALPLRVATRRNGTRDGELMLVSPSGLRWASAGAGAATLQALLDDWDAVAPRLVRRSQEFDAAEWAAADAFDAGQCMAPLPRAYQWADASVYRNHARLIYQWRREPIPPRYEDEPLVYQGGSDVMLGPEDPVVAVDEAHQIDLEAEVAVITKDVPMGTDAAQAAELIALVVLLNDVSLRGLIPGELSKGFGFYQSKPATSFAPIALTPDALGHAWKDSMLDLPVRIEINGERFGEPHANSEVVFNFGQIIAHLARTRSLAAGSIVGAGTISNADPAAGSACITEARVRAQLDGMAEERLPPYLRHGDRVRIYARGRDGDTPFGAIDQRVEIAGGGR; encoded by the coding sequence ATGACGAAGCTTGCTTTGCCATTGCGCGTGGCGACGCGCAGGAACGGCACGCGTGACGGCGAGTTGATGCTGGTGAGTCCCTCGGGTTTGCGGTGGGCATCCGCCGGGGCCGGCGCGGCAACGCTGCAGGCCCTGCTGGACGATTGGGATGCGGTGGCGCCGCGGCTCGTCCGCCGCAGCCAGGAGTTCGACGCCGCCGAGTGGGCCGCCGCGGATGCGTTCGACGCCGGCCAGTGCATGGCCCCGCTGCCCCGGGCCTACCAGTGGGCGGATGCCTCCGTCTACCGCAATCATGCGCGGCTGATCTACCAGTGGCGCCGGGAGCCCATTCCGCCGCGCTATGAGGACGAACCGCTGGTGTATCAGGGCGGGTCGGACGTGATGCTCGGCCCGGAGGATCCCGTCGTGGCGGTCGACGAGGCCCATCAGATCGACCTGGAAGCCGAGGTCGCCGTGATCACCAAGGACGTACCCATGGGCACCGATGCCGCGCAGGCCGCCGAGCTGATCGCCCTGGTCGTCCTGCTCAACGACGTTTCCCTGCGCGGGCTGATTCCTGGAGAACTCTCCAAGGGCTTCGGCTTCTACCAGAGCAAGCCCGCGACCAGCTTCGCGCCTATCGCGCTGACGCCCGACGCGCTGGGCCACGCCTGGAAGGACAGCATGCTGGACCTGCCCGTGCGCATCGAGATCAATGGCGAGCGCTTCGGCGAGCCTCATGCCAATAGTGAGGTGGTCTTCAATTTTGGCCAGATCATCGCGCATCTGGCCAGGACGCGCAGTCTGGCGGCGGGCAGCATCGTCGGCGCGGGGACCATCAGCAATGCAGACCCGGCCGCGGGCAGCGCCTGCATCACCGAAGCGCGGGTTCGCGCCCAGCTCGATGGCATGGCCGAAGAGCGGCTGCCGCCCTACTTGCGGCATGGCGACCGCGTCCGAATCTACGCGCGTGGACGGGACGGCGATACGCCATTCGGCGCCATCGACCAGCGCGTGGAAATCGCTGGAGGAGGGCGCTGA
- a CDS encoding VOC family protein, whose product MDHTAARPVQGLHHFAWRCRDAEETRRFYEDLLGLPLVHVIKKDSVPSTGEFCPYVHIFFRMRDGSCIAFFDLGDQTAALPSPNTPGWVNHIALRVPQRDDLLAMKARLEAHGVEVVGVTDHDSYIESIYFFDPNGLRLELTVEVAAPDVVEGYVHEARAALDRWTEDKRGVAATPGRLA is encoded by the coding sequence ATGGACCATACCGCCGCCCGTCCCGTGCAGGGACTGCACCATTTCGCCTGGCGCTGCCGGGATGCCGAGGAAACCCGGCGCTTCTACGAGGACCTGCTGGGCTTGCCGCTGGTGCACGTCATCAAGAAGGACTCCGTGCCCAGCACCGGGGAATTCTGCCCTTACGTGCATATCTTCTTCCGCATGCGCGACGGCTCCTGCATCGCGTTCTTCGACCTGGGCGACCAGACCGCGGCGCTGCCTTCGCCGAACACGCCGGGCTGGGTCAATCACATCGCCCTGCGGGTGCCGCAGCGCGACGATCTGCTGGCCATGAAAGCGAGGCTTGAAGCCCATGGCGTGGAGGTGGTCGGCGTCACGGACCACGACAGCTACATCGAATCGATCTATTTCTTCGATCCCAATGGCTTGCGGCTGGAGCTGACGGTCGAAGTGGCGGCGCCCGACGTCGTTGAGGGCTATGTGCACGAGGCCCGCGCGGCGCTGGACCGCTGGACCGAAGACAAGCGCGGTGTCGCGGCCACGCCGGGGAGGCTGGCATGA
- a CDS encoding Bug family tripartite tricarboxylate transporter substrate binding protein, giving the protein MNRRHFLEAMGAAALAAAAPLASAQGKYPDQLIKWVVPYPAGGGTDNLARTLAESMRAALGQQIIIDNRPGAATNIGAEQVANAKPDGYTVMSADNGVLAFNEHLFRKLAFSPEKDFTYIGAIGKFPLVLVVHPSFPAADFKAFMARVQAEPGKVDYASVGNGSPHHLAMELFQSRTGVRLTHVPYRGAAPAMQDVMGGQVPVMFLDLASGAGIIKAGKVRPLAIGSQTRSPLLPDVPTLAELGVPDAEVFAFQGMLGPKGIPAPAVVRLNQELNAALANPAVVKRFAEFGFEPLPGTPDAFRTLARAESARWGEVIRANKISLD; this is encoded by the coding sequence TTGAACCGACGCCATTTCCTCGAAGCCATGGGGGCCGCGGCCTTGGCCGCCGCCGCGCCGCTGGCCAGCGCCCAGGGCAAGTATCCCGACCAACTGATCAAGTGGGTGGTGCCGTACCCCGCGGGCGGCGGCACCGACAATCTGGCGCGCACGCTGGCCGAGTCCATGCGCGCCGCGCTGGGTCAGCAGATCATCATCGATAACCGGCCGGGCGCCGCGACCAATATCGGCGCGGAGCAGGTCGCGAACGCCAAGCCCGACGGCTATACCGTCATGTCGGCGGACAACGGCGTGCTGGCCTTCAATGAACATCTGTTCCGCAAGCTGGCCTTCAGTCCGGAAAAGGATTTCACCTATATCGGCGCCATCGGCAAGTTTCCGCTGGTGCTGGTGGTGCATCCGTCGTTTCCCGCCGCGGACTTCAAGGCCTTCATGGCGCGGGTGCAGGCGGAACCGGGCAAGGTGGACTACGCCTCGGTCGGCAATGGCTCGCCACATCATCTGGCCATGGAGCTGTTCCAGAGCCGCACCGGCGTGCGCCTGACGCACGTGCCTTACCGCGGCGCCGCTCCTGCCATGCAGGACGTGATGGGAGGGCAGGTGCCGGTGATGTTCCTGGACCTGGCCTCTGGGGCCGGCATCATCAAGGCCGGCAAGGTGCGGCCGCTGGCCATCGGCTCGCAGACCCGTTCGCCGCTGCTGCCGGATGTGCCGACGCTGGCCGAGCTGGGCGTGCCGGACGCCGAGGTGTTCGCGTTCCAAGGCATGCTTGGCCCCAAGGGCATACCGGCGCCAGCGGTTGTGCGCCTGAACCAGGAATTGAACGCGGCCCTGGCCAATCCCGCCGTGGTGAAGCGCTTTGCCGAGTTCGGCTTCGAGCCGCTGCCCGGAACGCCCGATGCGTTCAGGACCCTGGCGCGCGCCGAATCGGCCCGCTGGGGCGAAGTCATCCGCGCCAACAAGATCTCGCTCGATTGA
- a CDS encoding Bug family tripartite tricarboxylate transporter substrate binding protein: MDRRHFLEALAAVALVAVAPLARAQDRYPLQLIKWVVPYSAGGGTDILARALADAMRAELGQQIIIDNRPGAATNIGAEYVARAKPDGYTVLSAGSGVLAFNEHLFRKLPFSPENDFSYIGAIGRFPLVLVANPAFPAADFQAFLARVQAEPGQVNYASPGNGSSHHLAMELFQSRTDTRLTHVPYRGAAQAMQDVMGGQVPVMFLDLASGAGIIKAGKVRPLAIGSQARSPLLPEVPTLAELGVADAEVFAFQGLLGPAGLPAPVVARLNQALNAALSKPEVFKLFTEFGFEPLPGSPEAFKALARAESARWGEVIRANKIALD; encoded by the coding sequence GTGGACCGACGCCATTTTCTCGAAGCGCTGGCGGCCGTGGCGCTGGTTGCCGTTGCGCCACTGGCTCGCGCGCAAGACCGCTATCCCCTGCAGCTCATCAAGTGGGTGGTGCCGTATTCCGCCGGCGGCGGCACCGACATTCTGGCGCGTGCGCTGGCCGACGCCATGCGCGCGGAACTGGGCCAGCAGATCATCATCGACAACCGGCCGGGCGCCGCGACCAACATCGGCGCGGAGTATGTCGCGCGGGCCAAGCCGGACGGCTATACGGTCCTGTCGGCCGGAAGCGGCGTGCTGGCTTTCAACGAGCATCTGTTCAGGAAGCTGCCGTTCAGCCCGGAAAATGACTTTTCCTACATCGGCGCCATCGGCAGGTTTCCACTGGTGCTGGTGGCGAATCCCGCGTTTCCCGCCGCGGACTTCCAGGCTTTCCTGGCTCGCGTGCAAGCGGAGCCGGGACAGGTGAACTACGCCTCGCCCGGCAATGGATCGTCGCATCATCTGGCCATGGAGCTGTTCCAGAGCCGCACCGACACCCGCTTGACGCACGTGCCTTATCGCGGCGCCGCGCAGGCCATGCAGGACGTGATGGGAGGGCAGGTGCCGGTGATGTTTCTGGACCTGGCTTCAGGGGCCGGCATCATCAAGGCGGGCAAGGTCAGGCCGCTGGCCATCGGCTCGCAAGCCCGTTCACCGCTGTTGCCGGAAGTGCCGACCCTGGCCGAGCTGGGGGTTGCCGATGCCGAGGTGTTTGCGTTCCAGGGATTGCTGGGCCCGGCTGGATTGCCGGCGCCGGTCGTTGCGCGCTTGAACCAGGCCTTGAACGCGGCCTTGTCCAAGCCGGAGGTGTTCAAGCTGTTCACCGAGTTTGGCTTCGAGCCGTTGCCCGGATCGCCCGAAGCATTCAAGGCGCTGGCTCGCGCCGAATCGGCTCGCTGGGGCGAGGTCATACGCGCCAACAAGATCGCGCTTGATTGA
- a CDS encoding FAD-dependent monooxygenase, translating to MPLERIGPFEYRRFPPSLPRLAPQGDEALHHRVLIAGGGPVGLAAALGLARQGIGSVVIEADDSVCEGSRAACISRRSLEILDRLGVAPAFMEKGLAWTRGRSYYGTEEVLVFDMPSASGDKYPPMINLQQYYIEQFLLDAIDEINSLFPGRVDIRWASKVAACRPDAAGVSVRIENPLGSYETRADWLLACDGGQSFIRSSLGLELKGTGYQGRYAIVDIELASEHPAERRAWFDPPWARGTTILMHRQPDNIWRVDYQLAAGVDAAQALLPDQVQAFVQTHLDAIGEGHLPWMPVWTSVYRAGAMTLDAYRHGRILFAGNAAHAMPIFGVRGLNSGFDDADNLVWKLAAVLQGKGADALLDSYCRERRQAFHINAENAMRSTEFMSPPHRGFDLMREASLSLAGRHPGIARLVNPRQTRAIAYAGSPLSTDDESGGDWAPGAPLMDCGTEDGGHLTDLLTPGGFTLLAFGGWPEQEALEAMTASAGWRFLPGRCVVPAMPAGSPAPGDTPQAGMAYLLRPDGHVCGRWRSPSLDTVLAAIERACGAQGASND from the coding sequence ATGCCCCTAGAAAGAATCGGACCCTTCGAGTACCGGCGTTTCCCGCCTTCGCTTCCCAGGCTGGCCCCGCAAGGCGATGAAGCGCTGCATCATCGCGTGCTGATCGCGGGCGGCGGTCCAGTGGGGTTGGCGGCGGCGCTGGGCCTGGCCCGGCAGGGCATAGGCAGCGTCGTGATCGAGGCTGACGATTCGGTCTGCGAGGGCAGCCGGGCGGCCTGTATTTCGCGCCGCAGCCTGGAAATCCTGGACCGCCTGGGCGTGGCGCCGGCATTCATGGAGAAGGGCCTGGCCTGGACCCGGGGTCGCAGCTACTACGGCACCGAGGAAGTGCTGGTGTTCGACATGCCGTCGGCGTCGGGCGACAAGTATCCGCCGATGATCAATCTGCAGCAGTACTACATCGAACAGTTCCTGCTGGACGCCATCGACGAGATCAATAGCCTTTTCCCGGGGCGGGTGGATATCCGCTGGGCCAGCAAGGTGGCCGCATGCCGGCCCGACGCGGCGGGCGTGAGCGTGCGGATCGAGAATCCGCTGGGTAGCTACGAGACTCGCGCCGATTGGCTGCTGGCCTGCGATGGCGGCCAGAGTTTCATACGCTCCAGCCTGGGGCTGGAACTGAAGGGAACGGGCTATCAAGGTCGCTATGCGATCGTCGATATCGAACTGGCCAGCGAGCATCCCGCGGAGCGCCGCGCCTGGTTCGATCCGCCCTGGGCGCGCGGTACCACCATCCTGATGCACCGGCAGCCGGACAACATCTGGCGCGTGGACTATCAACTGGCGGCCGGCGTGGATGCCGCGCAAGCCTTGCTGCCGGATCAGGTGCAAGCGTTCGTGCAGACGCATCTGGACGCCATCGGCGAAGGGCATCTGCCATGGATGCCGGTGTGGACCTCGGTGTACCGCGCTGGCGCGATGACCTTGGATGCCTATCGTCATGGCCGCATCCTGTTTGCGGGCAACGCTGCGCATGCCATGCCGATTTTCGGCGTGCGCGGGTTGAACTCGGGCTTCGACGACGCCGACAACCTGGTCTGGAAACTGGCGGCCGTGCTGCAAGGCAAGGGCGCGGATGCCCTGCTGGACAGCTATTGCCGCGAGCGACGGCAGGCCTTCCACATCAATGCGGAGAACGCCATGCGCAGCACTGAGTTCATGTCGCCGCCGCATCGAGGTTTCGATCTGATGCGCGAGGCCAGCCTGTCGCTGGCGGGCCGGCATCCCGGCATCGCGCGCCTGGTCAATCCACGGCAGACGCGAGCCATCGCTTATGCGGGATCGCCCTTGTCGACGGACGATGAGAGCGGCGGCGATTGGGCGCCGGGTGCGCCGCTGATGGATTGCGGCACGGAGGATGGCGGACACCTGACCGATCTGCTGACGCCCGGCGGCTTTACCTTGCTGGCGTTCGGCGGCTGGCCGGAGCAAGAGGCGCTGGAAGCGATGACGGCCTCGGCCGGGTGGCGATTCCTGCCCGGCCGTTGTGTCGTGCCTGCGATGCCGGCAGGGAGTCCGGCGCCCGGGGATACGCCGCAGGCCGGCATGGCCTATCTCTTGCGGCCTGACGGCCATGTTTGCGGCCGGTGGCGCTCGCCATCGCTGGATACGGTGCTGGCCGCCATTGAACGCGCCTGTGGCGCGCAAGGAGCCTCCAATGATTGA
- a CDS encoding helix-turn-helix transcriptional regulator produces MKLLPLPPRPPPPGQALSIALMNAIGADNFAAEVLGALGATLPASHCTVFALRSSGRVEAVSSASAIGEVATLTALEYMRLGFDKQDSNMNWLSRRKPAKARQLWIGHQFAKEVADAHYRRVCYDDPGIRERMSLLAVFPDGYRVAVSLHRNFSYPDYGPKDFERMSQHAPLIAAAVMRHVQVTRRAPADQPLQVQLMTKLSGRERQLITHVLDGLTTKKAAREMGVSETTALTYRYRAFQHLGVRNHRELMVLLGASAPKRGRQAR; encoded by the coding sequence ATGAAACTGCTGCCCCTGCCGCCGCGCCCCCCTCCTCCCGGCCAGGCGCTGAGCATCGCGCTGATGAATGCGATCGGCGCCGACAACTTTGCCGCCGAGGTGCTGGGCGCACTGGGCGCCACACTGCCCGCCAGCCATTGCACGGTGTTTGCGCTGCGCAGCAGCGGGCGCGTCGAAGCCGTTTCGAGCGCCAGCGCCATCGGCGAAGTGGCGACGCTGACCGCCCTCGAGTACATGCGCCTGGGCTTCGACAAACAGGACTCCAACATGAACTGGCTATCCCGGCGCAAGCCCGCCAAAGCGCGCCAGCTCTGGATCGGACACCAGTTCGCCAAAGAAGTCGCCGATGCCCACTACCGCCGCGTCTGCTACGACGACCCGGGCATACGCGAACGCATGTCGCTGCTTGCCGTCTTCCCCGACGGCTACCGGGTCGCGGTCAGCCTGCACCGGAATTTTTCGTATCCGGACTACGGCCCCAAGGATTTCGAGCGCATGTCGCAACACGCGCCCCTGATTGCGGCGGCGGTCATGCGCCATGTCCAGGTGACCCGCCGCGCACCCGCGGACCAGCCGCTGCAGGTTCAGCTCATGACCAAGCTATCCGGACGGGAACGGCAGTTGATCACCCATGTGTTGGACGGGCTGACAACCAAGAAGGCCGCGCGCGAAATGGGCGTGTCCGAGACCACCGCGCTGACGTACCGCTACCGGGCTTTCCAGCACCTGGGCGTGCGCAACCATCGGGAACTCATGGTGCTGCTGGGCGCGAGCGCACCCAAACGCGGCAGGCAAGCGCGCTGA
- a CDS encoding LysR substrate-binding domain-containing protein — MNLRQLRAFALIAEHGSIRAAARALAVTQPAATRSLRELEQSVGVDLVRRSVKGVELTTYGEALYKRAIVILQETRRAREEIGQMRDGEGGTLNLAVSSAALVVVPEALVAFRARMPRVAVSFNEVAPPFSHEQLESGRYDFLVQTEYDGEISDGFAHRPLFTLPLAVGARLGHPLRKARSLTELHDAPWLVPGNTEAPANLLRMAFAAHGLSMPRDTIACHSVAVALAIMAKSDALGIFVRPLFEHDLLPSHMRMMPLAHELPSARISILAKKESPPTPAAECFIDCLIATRDSLVYSSK; from the coding sequence ATGAACCTACGTCAATTGCGCGCCTTTGCGCTGATCGCCGAGCATGGCAGCATCCGGGCCGCGGCGCGTGCGCTCGCCGTGACGCAGCCTGCGGCCACACGCAGCTTGCGCGAACTTGAGCAGAGCGTGGGCGTCGATCTGGTGCGCCGCAGCGTCAAGGGCGTGGAACTGACTACCTACGGCGAAGCGTTGTACAAGCGGGCCATCGTCATTCTGCAGGAGACCCGCCGGGCGCGCGAGGAAATCGGACAGATGCGCGACGGCGAAGGCGGCACATTGAACCTGGCTGTGAGTTCGGCGGCGCTGGTCGTCGTGCCGGAAGCGCTGGTCGCTTTCCGCGCACGCATGCCGCGCGTGGCGGTTTCGTTCAATGAAGTGGCGCCGCCCTTCAGCCACGAGCAACTGGAGTCGGGCCGCTACGATTTTCTGGTGCAAACCGAGTATGACGGAGAGATCAGCGACGGTTTTGCGCACCGTCCTTTGTTCACGCTGCCGCTTGCGGTCGGCGCGCGTCTTGGCCATCCGCTGCGCAAGGCCCGCAGCCTGACTGAACTGCACGACGCGCCTTGGCTGGTGCCCGGCAACACGGAAGCTCCCGCAAATCTGTTGCGGATGGCCTTCGCCGCGCACGGCCTGTCCATGCCGCGTGACACCATCGCCTGTCATTCGGTGGCCGTTGCGCTGGCGATCATGGCAAAAAGCGATGCGCTGGGCATCTTCGTGCGCCCCTTGTTCGAGCACGATCTTCTGCCGTCGCACATGCGCATGATGCCGTTGGCGCATGAGCTTCCCTCTGCCCGCATCTCAATTCTGGCGAAGAAGGAATCGCCGCCCACGCCGGCCGCCGAGTGTTTTATCGACTGCCTGATCGCCACCCGCGACAGCCTGGTTTACTCCAGCAAGTAG